The following coding sequences lie in one Microvirga sp. 17 mud 1-3 genomic window:
- the otsA gene encoding alpha,alpha-trehalose-phosphate synthase (UDP-forming), whose amino-acid sequence MPRLVVVSNRVAIPDPTGKGSAGGLAVALREAFQAYQGLWFGWSGRVASQPSIEPKLVDKGNVHYALMDLTPIDRQEYYNGFANRALWPNMHYRLGLSEFSRADYAGYLRVNRSFANALSRMIRPDDLIWVHDYHLIPLAAELRALGVTNRIGYFHHIPWPAPEVFGTLPGSRELLRAIADYDLVGVQTDRDADNLRRAIVQEVGATQQGADVITLNGHQTRVKGFPIGIDVKGFQQVARRTPTHRVVKQTLASLGSRRLIIGVDRLDYSKGIPERMEAFERFLIANPDQRGHVTFLQIAPTSRSEVPEYASLSRTASETLGRINGTLGEPGWVPIHYVTSAYPRTVLASLYKIARVGLVTPMRDGMNLVAKEYVAAQNPEDPGVLILSKFAGAAQQLTDALIVNPNDKFEVAEAIRDALHMDREERIARWRRMMKTIQDYDVSWWAASFLKELTDYRGLSKARSRVPVRP is encoded by the coding sequence TTGCCTCGACTTGTTGTTGTTTCCAATCGGGTCGCCATTCCGGACCCGACCGGCAAAGGATCGGCCGGCGGTCTCGCGGTCGCTCTGCGGGAAGCGTTTCAGGCCTATCAGGGGCTCTGGTTCGGCTGGAGCGGGCGTGTCGCGTCCCAGCCGTCCATCGAGCCGAAACTGGTCGACAAGGGGAACGTGCACTACGCCCTGATGGACCTCACACCCATCGACCGGCAGGAATACTATAACGGCTTCGCCAACCGGGCCCTGTGGCCCAACATGCATTACCGGCTCGGCCTGTCCGAATTCTCGCGGGCGGATTATGCCGGGTATCTGCGCGTCAACCGCAGCTTCGCCAATGCCCTGTCGCGGATGATACGCCCCGACGACCTGATCTGGGTGCACGACTATCACCTGATCCCGCTGGCGGCCGAACTCCGGGCGCTGGGAGTGACCAACCGGATCGGTTACTTCCACCACATCCCCTGGCCGGCCCCGGAAGTCTTCGGGACGCTGCCGGGAAGCCGCGAGCTTCTGCGCGCCATTGCCGATTACGACCTTGTCGGCGTGCAGACGGACCGCGACGCAGATAACCTGCGCCGCGCCATCGTGCAGGAGGTCGGCGCCACCCAGCAGGGCGCGGACGTCATCACGCTCAATGGGCATCAGACGCGTGTGAAGGGCTTTCCTATCGGCATCGACGTGAAAGGCTTCCAGCAGGTCGCCCGGCGGACACCGACACACCGGGTCGTGAAGCAGACCCTTGCGAGCCTCGGCTCGCGCCGGCTGATCATCGGCGTCGACCGCCTGGATTACTCGAAAGGTATCCCCGAACGGATGGAAGCCTTCGAGCGCTTCCTCATCGCCAACCCGGACCAGCGGGGCCATGTGACCTTCCTGCAGATCGCTCCGACGAGCCGCAGCGAAGTGCCGGAATATGCCTCCTTAAGCCGCACCGCGAGCGAGACCCTGGGGCGCATCAACGGCACTCTCGGCGAGCCGGGCTGGGTTCCGATCCATTATGTCACGAGCGCCTATCCGCGCACTGTCCTGGCGAGCCTCTACAAGATTGCCCGGGTCGGCTTGGTCACGCCCATGCGCGACGGCATGAACCTTGTCGCGAAGGAATACGTGGCCGCCCAAAACCCGGAGGATCCGGGCGTCCTGATCCTGTCCAAGTTCGCAGGCGCCGCGCAGCAACTGACCGATGCGCTCATCGTCAACCCCAACGACAAGTTCGAGGTGGCCGAGGCCATCCGCGACGCGCTTCACATGGACCGTGAGGAGCGCATCGCGCGCTGGCGGCGCATGATGAAGACGATCCAGGATTACGACGTGAGCTGGTGGGCCGCTTCGTTCCTGAAGGAACTCACCGATTACCGGGGTTTAAGCAAGGCCCGCAGCCGCGTGCCCGTCCGGCCCTGA
- a CDS encoding flavodoxin family protein, whose product MPAPEPRKGTPDPTLSEEEFRRRFRGQFQDPAFDPLSAELDRITAAAWDAYSHSRKSPRTRKAGPGFADPDYDLAVDWKAAQDAIIDAQRRHEDADGPTRILLISASSRSEHTCPGEMSKSYRLVEIAQQVFAGVPDMVVEVLELSRLAAEYGRHIHPCKACFSTAAALCHWPCSCYPNYSLGQTQDWMNEIYPKWVEAHGIMIVTPVNWYQATSPLKLMMDRLVCADGGNPDPTRTHGKDARRAKEIELEGWDYPKHLARRLFSVVVHGDAAGVENLRRLIADWLTDMELIPAGAPAELDRYIGYWQPYATSHEDLDRDTAVQEEVRNAAYALCEAVVAKRAGRLVTAGRNLKEPRQK is encoded by the coding sequence GTGCCCGCACCGGAGCCGCGTAAGGGAACGCCGGACCCCACCTTGAGCGAAGAGGAGTTCCGCAGGCGCTTTCGCGGCCAGTTTCAGGACCCAGCCTTCGATCCGCTCTCGGCAGAGCTCGACCGCATTACGGCAGCTGCCTGGGATGCCTACAGCCACTCCCGCAAGAGCCCGCGGACCCGCAAGGCCGGGCCGGGCTTTGCGGATCCGGACTACGACCTCGCCGTCGATTGGAAGGCGGCTCAAGATGCGATCATCGACGCTCAGCGACGGCATGAGGATGCGGACGGGCCAACGCGCATTCTGCTGATCAGCGCGTCCTCCCGCAGCGAGCATACCTGCCCGGGCGAGATGTCGAAGAGCTATCGCCTGGTCGAGATTGCGCAGCAGGTCTTCGCCGGCGTGCCGGACATGGTCGTCGAAGTGCTGGAGCTGAGCCGGCTTGCGGCCGAATACGGCCGCCATATCCATCCCTGCAAGGCCTGCTTCTCGACTGCGGCTGCGCTTTGTCACTGGCCCTGTTCCTGCTACCCGAACTATTCCTTGGGCCAGACGCAGGACTGGATGAACGAGATCTATCCGAAATGGGTCGAGGCCCACGGAATCATGATCGTGACGCCCGTGAACTGGTATCAGGCCACGTCGCCCCTGAAGCTGATGATGGACCGTCTCGTCTGCGCCGATGGCGGAAACCCGGATCCGACGCGTACACACGGCAAGGATGCAAGGCGCGCCAAGGAGATCGAGCTGGAAGGCTGGGATTATCCCAAGCACCTGGCAAGGCGCCTGTTCTCGGTCGTGGTGCACGGAGACGCGGCGGGCGTCGAGAATTTGCGTCGCCTGATCGCCGACTGGCTCACCGACATGGAACTCATCCCGGCCGGCGCGCCTGCTGAACTCGACCGCTATATCGGCTACTGGCAGCCCTATGCGACGAGCCACGAAGATCTCGACCGGGATACCGCCGTGCAGGAGGAGGTACGCAACGCCGCCTATGCGCTGTGCGAGGCCGTCGTGGCGAAGCGAGCAGGACGCCTCGTCACGGCCGGACGAAACCTCAAGGAGCCGCGGCAGAAATGA
- a CDS encoding ABC transporter substrate-binding protein — protein sequence MRLSILGLSLASAVCAMPLAAQAQAPLTVYCSILEEQCRVGVAAFEKATGAKVTMVRKSTGETLAQIRAEASNPRADVWWGGPGDSHIQAAEEGLTAEYKSPMLPQLHDWAARFAEQAGYRSTGTYLGALGIGYNTKVLASRNLPEPKCWADLLDPKYHDEVQVSDPNSSGTAYVFLATLVQLMGEDKAFDYMKALHKNINQYTKSGAAPVKATALGETAIGIAFMHDMVTMIADGAPVKTIAPCEGTGYETGSVSIVKGGKNPEAAQKFVDWALSADAQKLVGADLKIYSIPSNKSAPVSADAPKLSEMKLITYDTAKYGSVAERTRLLKKWDAEVKSAPK from the coding sequence ATGCGTCTTTCGATCCTCGGCCTCTCATTGGCGAGCGCTGTGTGCGCCATGCCGCTCGCCGCTCAGGCGCAGGCACCGCTTACGGTCTATTGCTCCATCCTCGAGGAGCAGTGCCGCGTCGGCGTGGCGGCCTTTGAGAAGGCGACGGGCGCGAAGGTCACGATGGTGCGAAAGAGCACAGGCGAGACGCTCGCACAGATCCGCGCCGAAGCCTCCAACCCGCGCGCTGACGTGTGGTGGGGCGGCCCCGGCGACTCGCACATCCAGGCGGCCGAGGAAGGGCTGACGGCCGAGTACAAGTCGCCGATGCTGCCGCAGCTTCACGACTGGGCCGCCCGCTTCGCCGAGCAGGCGGGCTACCGCTCCACAGGCACCTATCTCGGTGCGCTGGGTATCGGCTACAACACCAAAGTGCTGGCGAGCCGCAATCTGCCCGAGCCGAAATGCTGGGCCGACCTGCTCGATCCGAAGTATCACGACGAGGTCCAGGTCTCCGACCCGAACTCCTCCGGCACGGCCTATGTGTTCCTGGCCACCCTCGTGCAACTCATGGGCGAGGACAAGGCTTTCGACTACATGAAGGCCCTGCACAAGAACATCAATCAGTACACCAAGTCCGGCGCCGCCCCCGTGAAGGCCACGGCCCTCGGCGAGACCGCCATCGGCATCGCGTTCATGCACGACATGGTGACGATGATTGCCGACGGCGCGCCCGTGAAGACCATCGCACCTTGCGAGGGAACGGGCTACGAGACCGGCTCGGTCTCCATCGTGAAGGGTGGCAAGAACCCAGAGGCGGCGCAGAAATTCGTGGACTGGGCTCTCTCGGCCGATGCGCAGAAGCTCGTTGGCGCGGACCTGAAGATCTACTCGATCCCGTCCAACAAGAGCGCTCCGGTCTCGGCCGATGCGCCCAAGCTCTCCGAGATGAAGCTCATCACCTATGACACCGCGAAATACGGCTCGGTGGCCGAGCGCACGCGCCTCCTGAAGAAGTGGGACGCCGAGGTGAAGTCGGCTCCGAAATAG
- a CDS encoding MetQ/NlpA family ABC transporter substrate-binding protein translates to MSLKRLGLVALLSLASLPALAQQTQTIRIGVTPGPHAQILEAVKPIAAKKGLDIKIVEFSDYVVPNAALASGELEANSFQHQPYLDNQKADRGYKIETVATTVNFPIGVYSKKHKAFDALPNGATVAIPNDPTNGGRALLLLQDKGLLKLKDGVGFKPTIIDITENAKKLKFVEIDAAQAPRVLDDVDIAVINTNYATQAGLDPVKDALTRENPKGPYVNIIVVRSEDQDKPWVKTLVESYHTPEVKEFVEKTFKGAVLTSW, encoded by the coding sequence ATGTCCCTGAAACGTCTGGGCCTCGTAGCCCTTCTCTCCCTCGCTAGCCTGCCCGCCCTGGCGCAGCAGACGCAGACCATCCGCATCGGCGTGACGCCGGGCCCGCACGCGCAGATCCTCGAAGCCGTAAAGCCCATCGCGGCCAAGAAGGGCCTCGACATCAAGATCGTCGAGTTCTCCGACTATGTGGTGCCGAACGCGGCGCTCGCGTCCGGCGAACTGGAGGCGAACTCGTTCCAGCACCAGCCCTATCTCGACAACCAGAAGGCCGACCGCGGCTACAAGATTGAGACCGTGGCGACGACCGTGAACTTCCCGATCGGCGTCTATTCGAAGAAGCACAAGGCGTTCGATGCGCTGCCGAACGGCGCCACCGTGGCGATCCCGAACGATCCTACGAATGGCGGCCGCGCGCTTCTGCTGCTGCAGGACAAAGGTCTCCTGAAGCTGAAGGACGGTGTCGGCTTCAAGCCGACAATCATCGACATCACCGAGAACGCCAAGAAGTTGAAATTCGTCGAGATCGACGCCGCTCAGGCGCCCCGCGTGCTCGACGACGTGGACATCGCCGTCATCAACACCAACTACGCCACGCAGGCCGGCCTCGACCCAGTAAAGGACGCGCTGACCCGCGAGAACCCGAAGGGTCCTTACGTGAACATCATCGTCGTGCGCAGCGAGGACCAGGACAAGCCGTGGGTGAAGACCCTGGTCGAGTCCTACCACACGCCCGAGGTGAAGGAGTTCGTCGAGAAGACCTTCAAGGGCGCGGTCCTGACCAGCTGGTAA
- a CDS encoding methionine ABC transporter permease, with the protein MSPEMIRLLAGATGETLLMVAISAGLGTLFGLPLGVFLATSGRGELFAAPWANRVLGVIVNATRSTPFIILVVAIIPFTRLVAGTSIGTNAAIVPLTVAAAPFIARLIEGAIREVDQGLIEAARAFGASPLQIVLKVLIPEALPGIVLGLTLAVVSLIGYSAMVGAVGGGGLGDLGIRYGYQRFMPEMMLAVVVVLIVLVQALQSLGDLIARHVNKRIRHA; encoded by the coding sequence ATGTCGCCTGAGATGATCCGCCTGCTCGCCGGCGCTACCGGCGAGACCCTCCTCATGGTCGCAATCTCGGCCGGCCTCGGTACGCTCTTTGGCCTGCCGCTTGGTGTCTTTCTGGCCACCAGCGGACGCGGCGAACTCTTCGCGGCGCCCTGGGCAAACCGGGTGCTCGGCGTCATTGTCAACGCCACCCGCTCGACCCCCTTCATCATCCTGGTCGTTGCGATCATCCCGTTCACGCGTCTGGTCGCCGGAACCTCCATCGGCACCAATGCGGCGATCGTACCCCTCACGGTCGCGGCCGCGCCGTTCATCGCCCGCCTGATCGAAGGTGCGATCCGCGAGGTGGATCAGGGCCTGATCGAGGCCGCGCGCGCCTTCGGCGCAAGCCCGCTGCAGATCGTTCTCAAGGTGCTGATCCCGGAAGCGCTGCCCGGCATCGTGCTGGGCCTGACCCTCGCGGTCGTGTCGCTCATCGGCTACTCGGCCATGGTCGGCGCGGTCGGTGGCGGCGGCCTCGGCGATCTCGGGATCCGCTACGGCTACCAGCGCTTCATGCCCGAGATGATGCTCGCCGTGGTCGTGGTGCTGATCGTCCTCGTGCAGGCTCTCCAGAGCCTCGGCGATCTCATTGCCCGCCACGTCAACAAGCGCATCCGCCACGCCTGA
- a CDS encoding methionine ABC transporter ATP-binding protein, which yields MNAPLGYLDDPALQRLVPAEPIVRLVGVSKVYPGRHGAPVSALDGIDLTVAKGSVLGVIGRSGAGKSTLIRLVNGLEKPSSGRVIVDGSDISALPEKALRHARRSIGMIFQHFNLLSSRTAAENVALPLEVAGYDKAAIPARVDELLALVGLSDKRNRYPSELSGGQKQRVGIARALATNPKVLLSDEATSALDPETTRSILDLLSRINAELGLTILLITHEMAVIRSIAKEVAVIDGGRIVEKGDVFDVFTRPQHAVTRSFLADETGRALPPYVADRLRPDVQPGGQAVVRIGFRGPHATDPVLARLARNLNIEANILAGSVDEIAGRPCGTLVVGVPEASLDKTLAFLKQYGLDTEVLGHVA from the coding sequence ATGAATGCACCTCTTGGATATCTCGACGATCCTGCGCTTCAGCGCCTCGTGCCGGCTGAGCCCATCGTCCGGCTCGTGGGCGTGTCCAAGGTCTATCCCGGCCGCCACGGCGCGCCCGTTTCGGCCTTGGACGGCATCGACCTCACGGTCGCGAAAGGCTCGGTGCTGGGTGTCATCGGCCGTTCGGGGGCCGGCAAGTCGACCCTGATCCGCCTCGTCAACGGACTCGAGAAACCAAGCTCCGGCCGCGTGATCGTCGACGGGTCCGACATCTCGGCCCTGCCCGAGAAGGCGCTGCGTCATGCGCGGCGCTCCATCGGGATGATCTTTCAGCACTTCAACCTGCTCTCCTCCCGCACGGCGGCCGAGAACGTGGCCTTGCCCCTCGAGGTGGCGGGCTACGACAAGGCCGCGATCCCGGCGCGGGTGGACGAGCTTTTGGCCCTCGTCGGCCTCTCGGACAAGCGCAACCGTTATCCGTCCGAGCTTTCGGGCGGGCAGAAGCAGCGCGTCGGCATCGCCCGCGCGCTCGCCACCAACCCGAAGGTGCTTCTCTCAGATGAGGCGACCTCCGCCCTCGACCCGGAGACGACCCGCTCGATCCTCGACCTGCTCTCCCGCATCAATGCGGAGCTCGGGCTCACGATCCTGCTGATCACCCACGAGATGGCCGTGATCCGCTCCATCGCCAAGGAAGTGGCGGTGATCGACGGCGGACGCATCGTCGAGAAAGGCGACGTGTTCGACGTGTTCACCCGGCCGCAGCACGCGGTGACGCGCTCATTCCTGGCCGACGAGACCGGCCGCGCCCTGCCGCCCTACGTGGCGGACCGCCTGCGGCCAGACGTCCAGCCGGGCGGCCAGGCGGTGGTGCGCATCGGCTTCCGCGGCCCCCACGCGACGGACCCGGTCCTCGCGCGACTGGCGCGGAACCTCAACATCGAGGCGAATATCCTGGCCGGATCGGTCGACGAGATCGCCGGGCGGCCCTGCGGCACCCTGGTGGTCGGCGTGCCCGAGGCGTCCCTCGACAAGACCCTCGCGTTCCTCAAGCAATACGGACTCGACACGGAGGTTCTCGGCCATGTCGCCTGA
- a CDS encoding ABC transporter ATP-binding protein/permease, translated as MVKASLAAGLLGLALFSFPMSGVPVSFLLPVSLLGLAVALFLARDMPKFLKVFVAVLAGVEVLMAGLLVADAFGLITGDLGGYVPPASMPVGATIFAFVIYGVSRIPVIRKIMGIADRYFDSAAPSEIRIPIIGTVRASEGAIGTALLAFLILINLGQVALSVRFNFFSRDMFNALQAKDGAAFWYQLFWIFVPLAAVYISVALVEIVSQYVLRIRWRTFLNGLYVREWLGDGTHYRMQLVSREADNPDQRIADDLRNYVDQTYTLSIGLMNQSATLVSFIAILWALSRDFTLPGTDIPVPGLLVWVAILYALMGTWLTHVIGRPLIGLYFQQERVEADYRFSLARLREYTEQVALLGGEDAEKQALGGRFGMIVDNFMRIVRRVMNLTIFQAAYFQANVVVPYILTAPYYFIDKISLGQMQQTVGAFSSVQGALDFFITSYSTIASYKAVVDRLLTFEAAIENVRRRGKDEHVELVETPEADLEVSGLTVALPEGRPLMRADGIAFRQGETTLLTGPSGSGKSTLFRAISGIWPYGEGQIRIPAGQTMMLLPQRPYIPMGSLRAAVTYPGMQGIYDDAVIREALRAARLPALVDRLDEERAWAQTLSLGEQQRLAIARAVLARPDWLFLDEATAALDEPTEAEIYDMLKAKLPETTIVSIGHRSTLAAFHDRRVDMQKQPDGLYAPVDLRHQPQPAE; from the coding sequence ATGGTGAAGGCCAGCCTAGCGGCGGGACTCCTGGGTCTTGCCCTGTTCTCGTTCCCGATGAGCGGGGTTCCCGTGTCATTTCTGCTGCCGGTCTCCCTGCTCGGGCTGGCCGTGGCCCTGTTCCTGGCGCGGGACATGCCCAAGTTTCTCAAGGTCTTCGTGGCCGTGCTGGCGGGCGTGGAAGTCCTCATGGCCGGGCTTCTCGTCGCGGATGCGTTCGGGCTCATCACGGGAGACCTGGGCGGCTACGTGCCGCCGGCTTCGATGCCAGTGGGCGCGACAATCTTCGCCTTCGTGATCTACGGCGTGTCGCGAATTCCCGTGATCCGGAAGATCATGGGGATCGCCGACCGCTATTTCGACTCCGCTGCGCCGAGCGAGATTCGCATCCCGATCATCGGCACGGTGCGGGCCTCCGAGGGGGCGATCGGCACGGCCCTGCTCGCCTTCCTGATCCTGATCAATCTGGGCCAGGTGGCGCTCAGCGTCCGGTTCAACTTCTTCAGCCGCGACATGTTCAACGCGCTCCAGGCGAAGGACGGGGCGGCCTTCTGGTATCAGCTGTTCTGGATCTTCGTGCCGCTCGCCGCCGTGTACATCTCCGTGGCGCTGGTCGAGATCGTGTCGCAATACGTGCTGCGCATCCGCTGGCGCACATTCCTCAACGGCCTTTATGTGCGCGAATGGCTGGGGGACGGGACCCACTACCGCATGCAGCTCGTCTCGCGCGAGGCGGACAACCCGGACCAGCGTATCGCGGACGATCTGCGCAATTACGTGGACCAGACCTATACGCTCTCCATCGGCCTCATGAACCAGTCGGCGACCCTGGTCTCCTTCATCGCCATCCTGTGGGCCCTGTCCCGGGACTTCACCCTGCCGGGAACCGACATCCCCGTGCCGGGCCTCCTGGTTTGGGTCGCGATCCTCTACGCCCTGATGGGCACTTGGCTCACCCACGTGATCGGCCGGCCGCTTATCGGCCTCTACTTCCAGCAGGAGAGGGTGGAGGCGGATTACCGCTTCTCCCTGGCGCGCCTGCGCGAATACACCGAGCAGGTCGCCCTTCTCGGCGGTGAGGATGCCGAGAAGCAGGCCCTCGGCGGGCGCTTCGGCATGATCGTCGACAACTTCATGCGCATCGTGCGCCGGGTGATGAACCTCACGATTTTCCAGGCTGCCTATTTCCAGGCCAACGTGGTGGTGCCCTACATCCTGACCGCGCCCTACTACTTCATCGACAAGATCAGCCTCGGCCAGATGCAGCAGACCGTGGGCGCCTTCTCGAGCGTCCAGGGGGCGCTGGACTTCTTCATCACGTCCTATTCGACGATCGCGAGCTACAAGGCCGTGGTCGACCGTCTCCTGACCTTCGAGGCCGCCATCGAGAATGTGCGCCGGAGGGGCAAGGACGAGCATGTGGAGCTGGTCGAGACCCCCGAGGCGGACCTGGAGGTCTCGGGCCTCACGGTGGCGCTGCCGGAGGGCCGGCCGCTCATGCGGGCGGACGGCATCGCGTTCCGCCAGGGCGAGACCACGCTCCTCACCGGGCCTTCGGGCTCCGGCAAATCCACCCTGTTCCGCGCCATTTCGGGGATCTGGCCCTACGGCGAGGGGCAGATTCGGATCCCGGCCGGGCAGACTATGATGCTCCTGCCCCAGCGGCCGTACATCCCGATGGGCTCCCTGCGCGCGGCCGTCACCTATCCGGGCATGCAGGGCATCTACGACGATGCTGTCATCCGGGAGGCCCTGCGCGCCGCCAGGCTGCCGGCCCTCGTGGACAGGCTCGACGAGGAGCGCGCCTGGGCGCAGACCCTCTCGCTCGGCGAGCAGCAGCGCCTTGCCATCGCCCGCGCCGTGCTGGCGCGGCCCGACTGGCTCTTCCTCGACGAGGCGACGGCGGCCCTCGATGAGCCGACCGAGGCCGAGATCTACGACATGTTGAAGGCCAAGCTGCCGGAGACCACCATCGTGTCCATCGGCCATCGCTCCACTCTCGCGGCCTTCCATGACCGGCGTGTGGACATGCAGAAGCAGCCGGACGGCCTCTACGCCCCCGTCGATCTGCGCCACCAGCCCCAGCCGGCCGAGTAG
- a CDS encoding META domain-containing protein: MNALRLAALLTALAAVPAAYAQSSPPPGRQAGPTRTVDSKVPQPGQQDKIFPLGSSWTAVSLNGKPFTGDRPSFTLDDQLRARGFGGCNNYSATAYPLREQRLAVGPFALTKKNCAKPAMASEQAFLIALRTAAQWDIQGPILTIRTQNGELKFERAL, encoded by the coding sequence ATGAATGCGCTTCGACTTGCGGCGCTCCTGACCGCCCTGGCCGCGGTGCCCGCCGCCTACGCTCAGTCATCGCCCCCGCCCGGCCGCCAGGCCGGACCCACGCGCACGGTCGATTCCAAGGTCCCGCAGCCGGGCCAGCAGGACAAGATCTTCCCCCTCGGCTCCAGCTGGACCGCCGTCAGCCTGAACGGCAAGCCCTTCACGGGCGACCGTCCCAGCTTCACCCTGGACGACCAGCTGCGTGCCCGCGGCTTCGGGGGCTGCAACAACTATTCGGCGACCGCCTATCCGCTGCGTGAGCAGCGCCTCGCGGTCGGCCCCTTCGCCCTGACGAAGAAGAACTGCGCCAAGCCCGCCATGGCATCCGAACAGGCCTTCCTGATCGCCCTGCGCACCGCGGCCCAGTGGGACATCCAAGGCCCGATCCTGACCATCCGCACCCAGAACGGCGAACTGAAGTTCGAGCGAGCCCTCTGA